From the Brassica napus cultivar Da-Ae chromosome A8, Da-Ae, whole genome shotgun sequence genome, one window contains:
- the LOC111203825 gene encoding LOW QUALITY PROTEIN: uncharacterized protein LOC111203825 (The sequence of the model RefSeq protein was modified relative to this genomic sequence to represent the inferred CDS: substituted 2 bases at 2 genomic stop codons): protein MEESKIIFQEDKLLSGQVKLKEDEYLPKECFITNLRIETKESTTRKYILSTFFGEEIYLHLFVIIHLXQXVKLDEKKPPIWIQQKQSEWRGIREVKQCPKQRRRKKGADVVDKIHRRDLPKIWNMSTCITTHMIKI, encoded by the coding sequence ATGGAAGAGTCTAAAATAATATTCCAAGAAGACAAGTTGTTGAGTGGGCAAGTGAAGTTGAAAGAAGATGAGTATCTGCCGAAAGAATGTTTTATCACAAACCTTAGAATAGAGACCAAAGAGAGTACTacgagaaaatatattttatcaactttttttggagaagaaatatatcttcatctttttgttattatacatttataacaATAAGTAAAATTAGATGAAAAAAAACCCCCAATATGGatacaacaaaaacaaagtGAGTGGAGAGGAATAAGAGAAGTTAAACAATGTCCAAAACAAAGGAGGCGTAAGAAAGGCGCAGATGTCGTCGATAAGATTCATCGACGAGATCTTCCCAAGATTTGGAATATGTCTACTTGCATTACCACCcacatgataaaaatataa
- the LOC125577089 gene encoding protein RADIALIS-like 3, which yields MASNSMSSNASWTRKENKLFERALAIYDQDTPDRWHNVARAVGGKSAEEVRRHYELLIRDVNDIESGRYPQPTYRSNGN from the coding sequence ATGGCTTCCAACTCCATGAGTTCTAACGCGTCTTGGACACGTAAGGAGAACAAACTATTTGAAAGGGCTTTGGCTATATATGACCAGGACACTCCTGACCGTTGGCATAACGTTGCTAGAGCAGTTGGTGGGAAATCAGCTGAAGAAGTAAGGCGACACTACGAGCTACTCATTAGGGATGTCAATGACATCGAGTCAGGGCGTTATCCACAGCCTACTTACCGTTCGAATGGAAACTGA